A portion of the Stella humosa genome contains these proteins:
- a CDS encoding DUF6524 family protein, whose protein sequence is MSGGRFDYTSIIIRFLFSLFFVLAAYNPSGVSYFHWMLRAGELPLKILVGLVLLGVYAILVISTWRLIGLFGISLVAAACASAGWLLWELGVVDLGSVSALFTSILVMIAVVFTAGISYSGVHTRLTGIHHIESK, encoded by the coding sequence ATGTCGGGCGGACGCTTCGACTATACCAGCATCATCATCCGCTTCCTGTTCAGCCTGTTCTTCGTGCTGGCGGCCTACAACCCGAGCGGGGTGTCCTATTTCCACTGGATGCTGCGGGCGGGCGAGCTGCCGCTGAAGATACTGGTCGGCCTGGTGCTGCTGGGCGTGTACGCCATCCTGGTCATCTCGACCTGGCGGCTGATCGGCCTGTTCGGGATATCGCTGGTGGCGGCCGCCTGCGCGTCGGCCGGCTGGCTGCTATGGGAGCTGGGGGTGGTCGACCTGGGCAGCGTCAGCGCCCTCTTCACGTCGATCCTGGTGATGATCGCCGTCGTCTTCACGGCCGGCATCAGCTATTCGGGCGTGCACACCCGGCTGACCGGCATCCACCACATCGAATCGAAGTAG
- a CDS encoding sodium:solute symporter family protein, which produces MATQSTGSASFLANLGKVYGTYTGAFIGFTILLAILEQVGVPNKWIGYAFVFLTIFVYAYIGYLSRTMEISEYYVAGRSVPAFYNGMATGADWMSAASFISMAGGLFLAGYNGLGYVLGWTGGYVLVAILLAPYLRKFGQFTVPDFLGTRYEGNVARICGVVVLFCASFTYIVAQAFGIGIITSRFLGIPFEFAIFAGLIGILVCSMLGGMRAVTWTQVAQYIILIIAYLVPVVWLSTKKYGIPIPELTYGQALSEIGALEEKLNIVRKHIEPFVDATGKFSWVEFNNFWALVLCLMVGTASLPHILMRYFTTPNVREARQSVAWSIFFIFLLYFTAPAYAAFAKLEVYQNVIGAQISTLPAWVQSWSQVGGLLTINDLNGNGILEVTKYAVAGAFLDLGEIRINQDIIVLSMPEVAGLPYVISGLVAAGGLAAALSTADGLLLAIANALSHDVYYKMINPQASTKRRLMVARTLLVGVAILAAAVAGTRPSGIIQMVAWAFSLAAAGLFAPLVMGIWWKRTTTVGAIVGMIAGFGVCMFYLIATHYFAMPLWFGIRNISSALFGLPVAFIVTWLVSLVTTPPSPEMQDFVDSIRVPRGEVRFSGSAHE; this is translated from the coding sequence ATGGCCACCCAGTCGACCGGATCGGCGAGCTTTCTCGCCAATCTCGGCAAGGTCTACGGTACCTATACCGGGGCCTTCATCGGATTCACCATACTTCTTGCCATTCTTGAGCAAGTCGGCGTTCCCAACAAGTGGATCGGCTACGCCTTCGTCTTCCTGACCATCTTCGTCTACGCCTATATCGGCTACCTGTCTCGGACGATGGAGATTTCCGAGTACTACGTGGCCGGACGCTCGGTGCCCGCCTTCTACAACGGCATGGCGACCGGCGCGGACTGGATGAGTGCTGCCTCCTTCATTTCGATGGCGGGCGGGCTGTTCCTGGCCGGCTACAATGGCCTGGGCTACGTGCTGGGCTGGACCGGCGGCTACGTGCTGGTCGCGATCCTGCTGGCACCCTACCTGCGCAAGTTCGGCCAGTTCACCGTGCCCGACTTCCTCGGCACCCGATATGAGGGCAACGTCGCCCGTATCTGCGGTGTCGTCGTGCTGTTCTGCGCCTCCTTCACCTATATCGTCGCGCAGGCGTTCGGCATCGGCATCATCACCTCCCGCTTCCTCGGCATCCCGTTCGAGTTCGCGATTTTCGCCGGCCTCATCGGGATCCTCGTCTGCTCCATGCTGGGCGGCATGCGGGCCGTCACCTGGACCCAGGTGGCCCAGTACATCATCCTGATCATCGCCTACCTCGTGCCCGTGGTCTGGCTGTCAACCAAGAAGTACGGCATCCCGATTCCGGAACTGACCTACGGTCAGGCCCTGAGCGAGATCGGCGCGCTGGAGGAGAAGCTCAACATCGTGCGCAAGCACATCGAGCCCTTCGTCGACGCGACCGGCAAGTTCAGCTGGGTGGAGTTCAACAATTTCTGGGCGCTCGTGCTCTGCCTGATGGTCGGCACGGCCTCGCTGCCCCACATCCTGATGCGCTATTTCACCACGCCCAACGTCCGCGAGGCGCGGCAGTCGGTGGCATGGAGCATCTTCTTCATCTTCCTGCTCTACTTCACGGCGCCGGCCTATGCCGCCTTCGCCAAGCTGGAAGTCTATCAGAACGTCATCGGCGCCCAGATCTCGACCCTGCCCGCATGGGTCCAGAGCTGGTCCCAGGTAGGCGGGCTGCTGACGATCAACGACCTCAACGGCAACGGCATCCTGGAAGTCACCAAGTATGCGGTCGCCGGTGCATTCCTCGATCTCGGCGAAATCCGCATCAACCAGGACATCATCGTGCTGTCGATGCCGGAAGTGGCCGGCCTGCCCTATGTCATCTCCGGCCTGGTGGCCGCCGGTGGCCTGGCGGCGGCGCTGTCCACCGCGGACGGGTTGCTGCTGGCCATCGCCAACGCGCTATCCCATGACGTCTACTACAAGATGATCAACCCGCAGGCATCGACGAAGCGACGGCTGATGGTCGCCCGTACCCTGCTGGTCGGCGTCGCCATCCTGGCAGCCGCTGTCGCCGGCACGCGGCCGTCGGGCATCATCCAGATGGTGGCCTGGGCCTTCTCCCTTGCCGCCGCCGGCCTGTTCGCGCCGCTGGTCATGGGCATCTGGTGGAAGCGGACAACCACGGTTGGCGCCATCGTCGGCATGATCGCCGGCTTCGGCGTCTGCATGTTCTACCTGATCGCCACCCACTACTTCGCGATGCCGCTGTGGTTCGGCATCCGGAACATATCCAGCGCATTGTTCGGCTTGCCGGTGGCGTTCATCGTGACCTGGCTCGTCAGCCTGGTGACGACCCCGCCATCGCCGGAAATGCAGGACTTCGTGGACTCGATCCGCGTCCCGCGCGGCGAGGTCCGTTTCTCCGGGAGCGCCCACGAGTAG
- a CDS encoding YggT family protein — protein sequence MAGATDIWWSYLYFHLPNYVFSVLFYTLLGRFLLGFVVPPGTRNYIYRWFCRLTDWLIAMVDVITPRMIPRAFLPPVAAFWVVVARIVFFMVMFQAGLTPRLATGG from the coding sequence TTGGCCGGCGCAACCGACATCTGGTGGTCGTACCTCTATTTCCACCTGCCCAACTATGTCTTCTCGGTGCTGTTCTACACCTTGCTGGGACGCTTCCTGTTGGGCTTCGTGGTGCCGCCCGGGACCCGCAACTACATCTATCGCTGGTTCTGCCGGCTCACCGACTGGCTGATCGCCATGGTCGACGTGATCACGCCCCGCATGATCCCACGCGCCTTCCTGCCGCCGGTGGCGGCCTTCTGGGTCGTCGTCGCGCGGATCGTCTTCTTCATGGTGATGTTCCAGGCCGGCCTGACCCCGCGCCTCGCCACGGGCGGCTAG
- a CDS encoding DUF4212 domain-containing protein produces MAPVRISPPTMRDGRRQPKKNRSIGPPVIAPLGGNSMATPKLTRDQAEAHWRKTSSLMWTILFIWFLASFGVHFFAVQLNQIVIFGFPLGFYMAAQGSLIVFVILCYWSSTAQNRIDEEFGVAED; encoded by the coding sequence ATGGCGCCTGTCCGGATTTCGCCCCCGACAATGCGCGATGGTCGTCGCCAACCAAAGAAAAACCGATCAATCGGTCCACCGGTCATCGCTCCATTGGGGGGAAACAGCATGGCTACTCCAAAACTAACCCGTGATCAGGCCGAGGCGCACTGGCGCAAGACCTCCAGCCTGATGTGGACCATCCTCTTCATCTGGTTCCTTGCCAGTTTCGGCGTGCATTTTTTTGCCGTCCAACTCAACCAGATCGTGATTTTCGGCTTCCCGCTTGGCTTCTACATGGCCGCGCAGGGATCCCTGATCGTCTTCGTCATCCTCTGTTACTGGAGCTCTACCGCCCAGAATCGGATCGACGAGGAATTCGGCGTCGCCGAAGATTGA
- the ettA gene encoding energy-dependent translational throttle protein EttA, producing MAAYQYIYVMKGLTKIYPGNREVFRDLWLSFLPGAKIGVLGPNGAGKSTLLKIMAGVDKEYSGETWAAEGATVGYLAQEPHLDPTKDVQANVMEGLAATKALVDRFNEVSARFAEEMTDEEMNDLLAEQAELQEKIDHADGWEIERTVEIAMDALRCPPGNSSVEKLSGGERRRVALARLLLQKPDLLLLDEPTNHLDAESVAWLQRFLKDYTGTVVTITHDRYFLDEVAGWILELDRGKGFPYEGNYTGWLKQKQKRLEQENRTEDARQRTIARELEWVQASPRARQAKSKARITAYEALVEAAANKAVDTAQIVIPPGPRLGDLVIEANQLRKAFGDRLLFEDVNFRLPPGGIVGIIGPNGAGKTTLFRMITDQEQPDGGTFRVGETVKLGYVDQSRDSLNANATVWEEISDKNDEIDIGGRRRMPSRAYCSLFNFRGADQQKKVGQLSGGERNRVHLAKMLKSGANVILLDEPTNDLDIDTLRALEDAMQDFPGCAVVITHDRWFLDRIATHILAFEGDSRVVWFEGNYQDYEADRKRRLGAEADQPHRIKFRPLTR from the coding sequence ATGGCCGCGTACCAGTACATCTATGTCATGAAGGGTCTGACGAAGATCTATCCGGGGAACCGGGAAGTCTTTCGCGACCTGTGGTTGTCCTTCCTGCCGGGGGCGAAGATCGGCGTGCTCGGCCCCAACGGCGCCGGCAAGTCGACCCTGCTGAAGATCATGGCCGGCGTCGACAAGGAATATTCCGGCGAGACCTGGGCCGCCGAAGGCGCCACGGTCGGCTACCTGGCGCAGGAGCCCCATCTCGACCCGACCAAGGACGTGCAGGCCAACGTCATGGAGGGCCTGGCCGCCACCAAGGCCCTGGTCGATCGCTTCAACGAGGTGAGCGCCCGCTTCGCCGAGGAGATGACCGACGAGGAGATGAACGATCTCCTGGCCGAGCAGGCGGAGCTCCAGGAGAAGATCGACCATGCCGACGGCTGGGAGATCGAGCGCACGGTCGAGATCGCGATGGACGCGCTCCGCTGCCCGCCCGGCAATTCCTCGGTCGAGAAGCTGTCGGGCGGTGAGCGGCGCCGGGTGGCGCTGGCGCGCCTGCTGCTGCAGAAGCCCGATCTGCTGCTGCTGGACGAGCCGACCAACCATCTCGACGCCGAATCCGTCGCCTGGCTGCAGCGCTTCCTGAAGGACTATACCGGCACGGTCGTCACCATCACCCATGACCGCTACTTCCTGGACGAGGTCGCGGGCTGGATCCTGGAGCTCGACCGCGGCAAGGGCTTCCCCTACGAGGGCAACTACACCGGCTGGCTGAAGCAGAAGCAGAAGCGGCTGGAGCAGGAAAACCGCACCGAGGACGCCCGCCAGCGCACGATCGCGCGCGAGCTGGAATGGGTGCAGGCATCGCCGCGCGCCCGCCAGGCCAAGAGCAAGGCGCGCATCACCGCCTACGAGGCGCTGGTGGAGGCCGCCGCCAACAAGGCGGTCGATACCGCCCAGATCGTCATTCCGCCGGGCCCGCGCCTGGGCGACCTGGTGATCGAGGCCAACCAACTCCGCAAGGCGTTCGGCGACCGCCTGCTGTTCGAGGATGTGAACTTCCGCCTGCCGCCGGGCGGCATCGTCGGCATCATCGGGCCGAACGGTGCCGGCAAGACCACGCTCTTCCGCATGATCACCGACCAGGAGCAGCCCGACGGCGGCACCTTCCGCGTCGGCGAGACGGTGAAGCTCGGCTATGTCGACCAGTCGCGCGATTCGCTGAACGCCAACGCCACGGTGTGGGAGGAGATCAGCGACAAGAACGACGAGATCGACATCGGCGGCCGGCGGCGGATGCCCAGCCGCGCCTACTGCTCGCTGTTCAACTTCCGTGGCGCCGACCAGCAGAAGAAGGTGGGCCAGCTCTCCGGCGGCGAGCGGAACCGGGTGCATCTGGCCAAGATGCTGAAGTCCGGCGCCAACGTCATCCTGCTCGACGAACCGACCAACGACCTCGACATCGACACGCTGCGCGCGCTCGAGGATGCGATGCAGGATTTCCCCGGCTGCGCCGTGGTCATCACCCATGATCGCTGGTTCCTCGACCGCATCGCCACCCACATCCTGGCCTTCGAGGGCGACAGCCGAGTCGTCTGGTTCGAGGGCAACTACCAGGACTACGAGGCCGACCGGAAGCGGCGCCTGGGTGCGGAGGCCGACCAGCCGCACCGGATCAAGTTCAGGCCCCTGACTCGCTGA
- a CDS encoding amidohydrolase, whose amino-acid sequence MFKIYEARRILTMNPAQPEATHVAVRDGRVLGAGTRDELAGWGDHALDRTFADKILMPGLVEGHSHVSEGAFWKATYCGFFDRMDPDGKVWAGLRTIDAVIGRLAEAEARIADPAVALSGWALDPIYFGDNRIGRAELDRVSTTRPIGIMHASGHILSVNTRALELAGLLRPGVNHPGVPLGTDGLPTGELKGPDAMMPAGRHVGFDREKQAGDEHGLRQFARICVRRGVTTATDLAGLLPDAAIDMMLRVTGEAGFPARIVPFRRNYGLTMADLVARAVELKARSSDRLRLGGVKLFADGSIQGFSARLKWPGYYRGQPNGLWYITPEQLTEAYEQALAAGVLVHTHTNGDEATELAMDCLEQALGRRPARDHRFTLQHCQLGDAAQFRRMKALGMCVNLFPNHHFYWGDQHYESTLGPERAMRMNACASALAAGLPMAMHSDAPVTPLGPLFTAWAAVNRLTASGRVLGAAERIGVADALHAITIGAAYTLKLDGELGSITCGKQADFAVLEDDPTTIPPAALKDVRVWGTVQGGRVFCAADI is encoded by the coding sequence TTGTTCAAGATCTACGAGGCACGCCGGATCCTGACCATGAACCCGGCCCAACCGGAGGCCACCCACGTGGCCGTCCGCGACGGTCGGGTGCTGGGTGCGGGCACGCGCGACGAGCTGGCCGGATGGGGCGACCACGCGCTCGACCGCACCTTCGCCGACAAGATCCTGATGCCGGGCCTGGTGGAGGGGCACAGCCACGTTTCCGAAGGCGCCTTCTGGAAGGCGACCTATTGCGGCTTCTTCGACCGCATGGACCCGGACGGCAAGGTCTGGGCGGGCCTGCGCACGATTGACGCCGTCATCGGCCGGCTGGCCGAGGCCGAGGCGCGGATCGCCGATCCGGCCGTGGCGCTGTCGGGCTGGGCGCTGGACCCGATCTATTTCGGCGACAACCGCATCGGCCGCGCCGAGCTCGACCGGGTGTCCACGACGCGGCCCATCGGCATCATGCATGCGAGCGGGCACATCCTCAGCGTCAACACCCGCGCGCTGGAACTGGCCGGCCTGCTGCGGCCCGGCGTCAACCATCCGGGCGTGCCCCTGGGCACGGACGGACTGCCGACCGGCGAGTTGAAGGGGCCGGACGCGATGATGCCGGCCGGCCGGCATGTCGGGTTCGACCGCGAAAAACAGGCGGGCGACGAGCACGGCCTGCGCCAGTTCGCGCGCATCTGCGTGCGCCGCGGCGTGACGACCGCCACCGACCTGGCCGGCCTGCTGCCCGATGCCGCGATCGACATGATGCTGCGGGTGACGGGCGAGGCCGGCTTTCCCGCCCGCATCGTGCCGTTCCGGCGCAACTACGGCCTCACCATGGCCGACTTGGTCGCGCGCGCGGTGGAGTTGAAGGCGCGCAGCAGCGACCGGCTGCGCCTGGGCGGGGTGAAGCTCTTCGCCGATGGCTCCATCCAGGGCTTCTCGGCCCGGCTGAAGTGGCCCGGCTACTATCGCGGGCAGCCGAACGGCCTGTGGTACATCACGCCCGAGCAGCTGACCGAGGCCTACGAGCAGGCGCTGGCCGCCGGCGTCCTCGTCCATACCCATACCAATGGCGACGAGGCGACCGAGCTGGCGATGGACTGCCTGGAGCAGGCGCTGGGCCGCCGGCCGGCACGCGACCACCGCTTCACCCTGCAGCATTGCCAGCTCGGCGACGCCGCCCAGTTCCGCCGCATGAAGGCGCTCGGCATGTGCGTCAACCTGTTCCCCAACCATCACTTCTACTGGGGCGACCAGCACTATGAATCGACGCTGGGGCCGGAGCGGGCGATGCGGATGAACGCGTGCGCCTCGGCGCTGGCCGCGGGCCTGCCGATGGCGATGCATTCGGACGCGCCGGTGACGCCGCTGGGGCCGCTCTTCACCGCCTGGGCCGCCGTCAACCGCCTGACCGCCAGCGGCCGCGTGCTGGGGGCGGCCGAGCGGATCGGCGTGGCCGATGCGCTGCATGCCATCACCATCGGCGCTGCCTACACCCTCAAGCTGGATGGCGAGCTCGGCTCCATCACCTGCGGCAAGCAGGCCGACTTCGCCGTGCTGGAGGACGACCCGACCACGATCCCGCCCGCGGCGCTGAAGGACGTGCGCGTGTGGGGCACGGTGCAGGGCGGCCGGGTCTTCTGCGCCGCCGACATCTGA
- a CDS encoding COG4223 family protein yields MATDTHEPSATEAGATGARVPASTLARWAIGIAITALVLVVSSPVWLPMLRGTQPDRATVAVAAEEAQRIAAVQTAPLAQRIAALEATVQKLAAAGAATPDIRRLALAGAVAQLRPAVARPTPFAVELAVVAGLAERQPAYAAGLRLLAPHATSGIPTLRQLRARFATHVEAALMAEAGNDEVPLVAQFVTWMASTAPFGTGQMIHDITMPATAAALRAADQRLAAEDLDGAVAALAGLTRPAAAAMRPWIEGVRARADATRAMDLLVGAALADLPASAR; encoded by the coding sequence ATGGCGACCGACACGCATGAGCCAAGCGCGACCGAAGCCGGCGCGACCGGCGCGCGGGTCCCGGCCTCGACGCTGGCGCGCTGGGCGATCGGGATTGCGATCACGGCCCTGGTGCTGGTCGTCTCGTCGCCCGTCTGGTTGCCCATGCTGCGCGGAACCCAGCCCGATCGCGCCACCGTCGCCGTCGCGGCCGAGGAAGCGCAGCGCATCGCCGCCGTGCAGACGGCCCCGCTGGCCCAGCGCATCGCCGCCCTCGAAGCCACGGTACAGAAGCTGGCGGCCGCCGGCGCGGCCACCCCGGACATCCGCCGACTGGCGCTGGCGGGCGCGGTGGCCCAGCTTCGCCCCGCCGTCGCCCGGCCCACGCCCTTCGCGGTCGAACTGGCCGTCGTCGCCGGCCTGGCCGAGCGGCAGCCCGCCTACGCCGCCGGCCTGCGCCTGCTGGCGCCGCACGCGACGAGCGGCATCCCCACGCTGCGGCAGCTCCGCGCCCGCTTCGCCACCCATGTCGAGGCCGCCCTGATGGCCGAGGCCGGCAACGACGAGGTGCCGCTCGTGGCCCAGTTCGTGACCTGGATGGCCTCCACCGCACCCTTCGGCACCGGCCAGATGATCCACGACATCACCATGCCGGCAACGGCGGCGGCCTTGCGCGCGGCCGATCAGCGACTGGCGGCGGAAGATCTCGACGGCGCGGTCGCGGCACTTGCGGGCCTGACGCGCCCGGCGGCGGCGGCGATGCGGCCCTGGATCGAGGGTGTCCGCGCCCGCGCCGACGCCACGCGCGCCATGGACCTGCTGGTGGGCGCGGCCCTGGCCGACCTGCCGGCATCGGCGCGATAG
- a CDS encoding potassium transporter Kup: MSTQPESGSGPVLKLMLGAIGVVYGDIGTSPLYVMKESFAGAHPLALDEAHVFGVLSLIFWSVTAIVTVKYLAFMMRADNNGEGGSLALLALVTRIVGGPRRSFLITVLGIFAAALFYGDSMLTPAISVLSAVEGLEFAIPDARHYVIPITLAILTALFLIQSHGTARVGALFGPIMCVWFLVLAVLGVVNLADRPSVLLALDPRHAVNFFIIDEWKAFLALGSVFLALTGAEALYADMGHFGKRPIRLAWLTLMLPALMLNYLGQGALLLTDPAAVANPFYSMAPSWAVLPMVAMATMAAVIASQAVISGAFSVTRQAIQLGYLPRMRIIHTSAREIGQVYVPFVNWMLLAFIVALVLGFRSSNNLAAAYGVAVNGTMAIDSILLMAVVILKWRWSWPKALGLGTLLLVVDSAFFISNATKIPYGGWFPLVVGLIVFILLTTWKKGRALLAVQVQAGAMPVEMFLKSARARLQRVGGTAVFLTHNVDGVPSALLHNCKHNKVLHERVLLLTVRVEEVPHIDVRAQLEVKTLAPDFYRVFLRYGFQDDPDVPEALARSDEFGPTFNIMDTSFFLSRETIIPGDQPGMMLWREHIFSWMARNAATSMDFFQIPPNRVVELGTQVEI; this comes from the coding sequence ATGAGCACGCAACCCGAGAGCGGTTCCGGCCCCGTCCTGAAGCTGATGCTGGGCGCCATCGGCGTCGTCTATGGCGACATCGGCACCAGCCCGCTCTACGTGATGAAGGAGAGCTTCGCTGGCGCCCATCCCCTGGCGCTCGACGAGGCGCACGTGTTCGGGGTGCTGTCCCTGATCTTCTGGTCGGTGACCGCGATCGTCACCGTGAAGTATCTGGCCTTCATGATGCGGGCCGACAACAACGGCGAGGGCGGCAGCCTGGCGCTGCTGGCGCTGGTCACCCGCATCGTCGGCGGGCCGCGGCGGTCCTTCCTGATCACGGTGCTGGGGATCTTCGCAGCCGCCCTCTTCTATGGCGACAGCATGCTGACGCCGGCGATCTCGGTCCTGAGCGCGGTCGAGGGGCTGGAGTTCGCGATCCCGGACGCCCGCCACTATGTCATCCCGATCACGCTGGCGATCCTGACCGCGCTGTTCCTGATCCAGTCGCACGGCACGGCCCGGGTGGGCGCGCTGTTCGGGCCGATCATGTGCGTGTGGTTCCTGGTGCTGGCGGTGCTGGGCGTGGTGAACCTGGCGGACCGGCCGAGTGTGCTGCTGGCGCTCGACCCGCGCCACGCGGTCAACTTCTTCATCATCGACGAGTGGAAGGCGTTCCTGGCCCTGGGCTCTGTGTTCCTGGCGCTGACCGGGGCCGAGGCGCTCTATGCCGACATGGGGCATTTCGGCAAGCGGCCGATCCGGCTCGCCTGGCTGACCCTGATGCTGCCGGCACTCATGCTGAACTATCTGGGGCAGGGGGCCCTGCTGCTGACCGACCCCGCGGCCGTCGCCAACCCCTTCTACAGCATGGCGCCATCCTGGGCCGTCCTGCCGATGGTGGCGATGGCGACCATGGCAGCCGTCATCGCCTCGCAGGCGGTGATCTCGGGCGCCTTCTCGGTCACCCGCCAGGCGATCCAGCTTGGCTACCTGCCGCGCATGCGCATCATCCACACCTCGGCGCGCGAGATCGGGCAGGTCTATGTCCCGTTCGTGAACTGGATGCTGCTCGCCTTCATCGTGGCGTTGGTGCTGGGCTTCCGCTCGTCCAACAACCTGGCGGCGGCCTATGGCGTCGCCGTCAACGGCACGATGGCGATCGATTCCATCCTGCTGATGGCGGTCGTCATCCTGAAATGGCGCTGGAGCTGGCCCAAGGCGCTGGGGCTGGGCACGCTGCTGCTGGTCGTCGACAGCGCCTTCTTCATCTCCAATGCCACCAAGATCCCCTATGGCGGCTGGTTCCCGCTGGTGGTGGGGCTGATCGTCTTCATCCTGCTGACCACCTGGAAGAAGGGCCGCGCCCTGCTGGCGGTCCAGGTGCAGGCGGGCGCCATGCCGGTCGAGATGTTCCTGAAGTCGGCACGCGCGCGGCTGCAGCGCGTCGGCGGCACGGCCGTGTTCCTGACGCACAATGTCGACGGGGTACCGTCGGCGCTGCTGCACAACTGCAAGCACAACAAGGTGCTGCATGAGCGTGTGCTGCTGCTGACGGTGCGGGTGGAAGAGGTGCCGCACATCGACGTGCGCGCCCAGCTCGAGGTGAAGACGCTGGCGCCGGACTTCTATCGCGTGTTCCTGCGCTACGGCTTCCAGGACGATCCCGACGTGCCCGAGGCCCTGGCGCGCAGCGACGAGTTCGGGCCGACCTTCAACATCATGGACACGTCGTTCTTCCTCAGCCGCGAGACGATCATCCCCGGCGACCAGCCCGGCATGATGCTGTGGCGCGAGCACATTTTCTCGTGGATGGCGCGCAATGCCGCCACCTCGATGGATTTCTTCCAGATCCCGCCCAACCGGGTGGTCGAACTTGGCACCCAGGTGGAGATCTAG